Part of the bacterium genome, CGGCTCTATAACCATCCCGCATATTCGCAGGGCTGTCGACGCCTGGCTGGAATCCGGCGGCGGCGAGTCCGTAAGCGGAGTTGATCCAATTGAATAAGCAGGCGAAGTTTTCCGATTTCGAGGCGCTGTACGCGAAAGTGAAGTCGATCGCGGATACCGGGGACGACGCGATGCTGCGCCTGCGGGCGATCTGCCATCTGCTGAAAGACAACGTGCCGCACTACGATTGGGTCGGCTTCTACTTCGTCAATCCTGAAAACGGGAACGAGCTCGTCCTCGGCCCGTTCGCCGGCGAGCCGACGGAGCACACGCGCATACCGTACGGCAGCGGAATATGCGGCCGCGTCGCGATTTCCAAGGAGCCGCTCGTCATCCAGGACGTTTCAAAAGAGGATAATTACTTGTCGTGCAGCGTATCGGTGCGGTCGGAAATCGTGATGCCGATATTTCGAGACGGCAAATTTGTGGGCGAACTGGATATAGACTCGCACATGCTCGCGCCGTTCGAGCGCGGCGATTTGGACTTCCTCGGGCGCGTCAGTACGCTGCTTGCAAACTTGATTTAGCATTATGACGGCTGCGGCGGGCCGCTTTGCAATGTGGCTTGTGAAGAGAATTACAAGGAGATGATTTGAATGGAACTCGATGCCGGATTTCTTTCCCGGCTCCAGTTCGGGATCACGATTGCTTTTCATTATCTCTTTCCGCCGCTTTCGATAGGACTCGGCGTGCTGCTTGTCATTTTCGAGGGTCTGTACCTGAAAACCGGGAACAAAACCTATGAATTATTGACGAAATTCTGGATCAAGATTTTCGCGATCACATTCGGGATGGGAGTTGCATCCGGCATCGTAATGGAGTTTCAGTTCGGCACCAATTGGTCTCGCTACTCCCGGTATGTCGGAGACATTTTCGGCAGCGCGCTGGCGGCCGAAGGCGTGTTCGCGTTTTTCCTCGAATCGGGATTTCTTGCCGTTCTCGTTTTCGGCTGGAACCGCGTCTCGCCGCGGATGCACTTTTTTTCGACGTGCATGGTGTCTCTCGGCTCCATCTTTTCGGCAATCTGGATTATCGTGGCCAATTCCTGGCAGCAGACGCCGGCGGGATTTCACGTTGTGGACGGCCCGAACGGTTTGCGCGCGGAAATCACGGATTTCTGGGCGGTCGTTTTCAGCCCGTCTTCCATGATCAGGCTGGCTCATGTAATTTCCGGCGCGCTCATCCTCGGCGCGTTCGTCGTTATGAGCATCGGCGCGTACTACATCCTCAAGAACGTTCATGCCGATTTCGCGAAGCGGGGATTCGCCATCGCGCTGTTCGTTGCGCTGTTCGCGTCGCTTTCCCAGCCATTCCTCGGCCATTACCACGCCATTGTCGTTGCAAAGCACCAGCCGGCCAAGCTGGCCGCATTCGAGGCGGTTTACGAAACGACGGACCGCGCGCCGCTTTACTTGTGGGGATTTCCGGACGACGCGTCCAAATCGGTCAAGGGGAGCGTCGCCATTCCCGGCATGCTCTCGTGGTTGGTTCACGGCGACGCGAATGCGACGATTCCGGGGCTCAACGAATTCAGCAAAGACGAGCGTCCTCCTGTGGCCGTGCCCTTTTACAGCTATCACGTGATGGTCGCGCTGGGGATGTATTTCATCGCACTCACGCTTATCGGCGCGATTCTGTATTTCGCCAAAAGGCTGTTTGGTTTGCGATGGTTGATGTGGATTTTCGTCTTTTCGGTAATTGGCCCGTATCTGGCCAACCAACTCGGCTGGATCGCCGCGGAAGTCGGGCGCCAGCCATGGGCGGTTCATGGCCTGCTCCGCACCGACGAGGCGTTTTCCGTTTCCGTCGCGGGAGGCGACGTGCTTGCGTCGATAATCATATTTTCCATTCTTTACGCGATTCTCCTCGCGCTTTACATTTACGTTCTGGACAGGAGGATAAAGGCCGGGCCAGGGGTGTTCGAAGGGCCGGAGGAAACCGGGCCGTACATGCCGGAGGCGATTCCACCGTATCTTGAAGCATCGCCGGAAGGAGGAAAAGGTTAATGAACCTTGACCTTAATCTTATCTGGTTCGTGCTGCTCGGCGTTTTGTTGACCGGATACGCGATTTTGGACGGATTCGACCTGGGCGTCGGCATCCTTCACTTGTTCGCCAAAGGCGACACCGAGCGCAGGATATTCATGAACGCTATCGGCCCGGTGTGGGACGGCAACGAAGTGTGGCTGGTTACATTCGGCGGCGCGCTTTTCGCGGCGTTTCCGGAAGCTTATGCAACCGCTTTTTCGGGATTCTACATTCCTTTCATGATTCTTTTGTTCGCGCTTATATTCCGCGCGGTGGCGATGGAATTCCGCAGCAAGGAAAATATGACCTGGTGGAGGAAGACGTTCGATCGCGCGTTCTTCGCCGCGAGCTTGGTCGCGACGCTTTTGTTCGGCGTCGCGGTCGGAAACATGATGCTGGGAATCCCTATTGGTCCGGGCTTCGAGTACGAAGGGACGATGCTCGACCTGCTGCGGCCTTACGCCTTGCTTGTCGGGCTGTTCACGGTGTCGCTTTTCGCGATGCACGGCGCGATTTATCTGTATCTCAAAACGGAGGGCGCGCTTCAAATGCGCGTGCGGCGCTGGATTTGGCGCGCGTTTTTCGTTTTCCTTCTCTTCTTCGCGACAACAACGGCGGTGACTCTAATCCATGTTCCAACCGCGCTTTACAACTTCACGCATTTCCCCTGGGCGTGGATCGTCGTCGCGCTCACAGCGCTCGCGATAGCGAATATTCCCAGGTGCATCCACTTTGACAAGCCCGGCTGGGCGTTCGTAAGCAGCGCCTGCACGATCGCGGCGATGGTGTTCCTTTTCGGTATCGCGGTTTTCCCGGACATGATCCTGTCGTCGCTCGACCCCGAATACAGCCTGACGATATACAACGCGGCCAGCTCGGAAAAAACGCTTGGAATAATGCTCGTGATTGCGGCCGTCGGCATGCCCATCGTCCTGGCGTACACCTCGATTATTTATTACATCTTCAGAGGAAAAGTGAAGATTGACAGGTTCAGCTATTAACGATTGCTATCCTGCCGCCGCGCCGGATTTGCCCGCGACCATTTCTTTCAAGCATTTACCGAGAATCTTCGAGCCTTCGTGGATCTGCTCGATCGTCGGATAGCTGAAGTTGATGCGCCCCGCTTCGTTGCGCTCGCCGTAGCAGTCGAACGCCGCGCCGATGACGAATGCAAGGTTGCGCTCGATCGTAACCTTGAAAAGCTCCGTCGCGTCGATTCCCTTCGGAAAAGTCAGCCAGGAAAACATTCCGCCGTCGGGTTTTGTCCAGTGCGTACCGGGAATATCGCCGAGTTCCCGCTCGAACGCCTCCAGAAGCGCTTCCTGCTTCGGGCGGTAAAACTTGACGATGAATTCGAGCTGCTTGTCCAGGTGGCCTCCGCCAAGATAGTGCCCCGCCAGAAACTGAACGAACGGACTGGTGCAAAGGTCGGCCGGCTGCTTCAGGATGGTGAGTTTTTCTATTATTTCCACCGGGCCGGTCACCCATCCCAACCGCAAACCCGGAGCGAATATCTTGCTGAACGTGTGAAGCGTGACGACCGTATCCCGCCTCTCGTCCAGCGAAAGCATCGAAGGCAAATCTTCTCCCGAGTAGCGCAGTTTGCGGTAAGGGCTGTCTTCCACGACTAC contains:
- a CDS encoding GAF domain-containing protein; protein product: MLRLRAICHLLKDNVPHYDWVGFYFVNPENGNELVLGPFAGEPTEHTRIPYGSGICGRVAISKEPLVIQDVSKEDNYLSCSVSVRSEIVMPIFRDGKFVGELDIDSHMLAPFERGDLDFLGRVSTLLANLI
- a CDS encoding cytochrome ubiquinol oxidase subunit I; amino-acid sequence: MELDAGFLSRLQFGITIAFHYLFPPLSIGLGVLLVIFEGLYLKTGNKTYELLTKFWIKIFAITFGMGVASGIVMEFQFGTNWSRYSRYVGDIFGSALAAEGVFAFFLESGFLAVLVFGWNRVSPRMHFFSTCMVSLGSIFSAIWIIVANSWQQTPAGFHVVDGPNGLRAEITDFWAVVFSPSSMIRLAHVISGALILGAFVVMSIGAYYILKNVHADFAKRGFAIALFVALFASLSQPFLGHYHAIVVAKHQPAKLAAFEAVYETTDRAPLYLWGFPDDASKSVKGSVAIPGMLSWLVHGDANATIPGLNEFSKDERPPVAVPFYSYHVMVALGMYFIALTLIGAILYFAKRLFGLRWLMWIFVFSVIGPYLANQLGWIAAEVGRQPWAVHGLLRTDEAFSVSVAGGDVLASIIIFSILYAILLALYIYVLDRRIKAGPGVFEGPEETGPYMPEAIPPYLEASPEGGKG
- the cydB gene encoding cytochrome d ubiquinol oxidase subunit II; amino-acid sequence: MNLDLNLIWFVLLGVLLTGYAILDGFDLGVGILHLFAKGDTERRIFMNAIGPVWDGNEVWLVTFGGALFAAFPEAYATAFSGFYIPFMILLFALIFRAVAMEFRSKENMTWWRKTFDRAFFAASLVATLLFGVAVGNMMLGIPIGPGFEYEGTMLDLLRPYALLVGLFTVSLFAMHGAIYLYLKTEGALQMRVRRWIWRAFFVFLLFFATTTAVTLIHVPTALYNFTHFPWAWIVVALTALAIANIPRCIHFDKPGWAFVSSACTIAAMVFLFGIAVFPDMILSSLDPEYSLTIYNAASSEKTLGIMLVIAAVGMPIVLAYTSIIYYIFRGKVKIDRFSY
- a CDS encoding PLP-dependent aminotransferase family protein gives rise to the protein MIWADKLFSDRAKNVKRSEIRELLKLTTKPGVISFAGGLPHPDTINQELMRTLVDHVVDQHDDTALQYGPTEGHPELIRELIKYHKAYDGIDVTAENILVTSAAQQAIELTAKAFLDAGDKVICERPTYLGFLQAARGFRGEFIGVDMDMADGIVIEQVEDALKNRNGRIKYIYLVPDFQNPAGVTTSLEKRKKLIELAREHGIVVVEDSPYRKLRYSGEDLPSMLSLDERRDTVVTLHTFSKIFAPGLRLGWVTGPVEIIEKLTILKQPADLCTSPFVQFLAGHYLGGGHLDKQLEFIVKFYRPKQEALLEAFERELGDIPGTHWTKPDGGMFSWLTFPKGIDATELFKVTIERNLAFVIGAAFDCYGERNEAGRINFSYPTIEQIHEGSKILGKCLKEMVAGKSGAAAG